Proteins encoded by one window of Desulfofalx alkaliphila DSM 12257:
- a CDS encoding acyltransferase has product MRRLKNYPAPEGKNSLHHWHRMGGGLIRTMFNFTIITLCRYMPSLKVKNFCYRRLLGMKVGKNVGVGLMAMFDIFNPHLISIGDNSVIGYNATILTHEFLVEEYRLGEVQVGKNVLIGANATVLAGISIGDGSVVAAGSVVTRDVPPGVMVGGVPARYIKDIEY; this is encoded by the coding sequence GTGCGCAGGTTAAAAAACTACCCTGCACCGGAAGGAAAAAATTCCCTGCACCATTGGCACCGAATGGGTGGCGGACTTATCCGCACCATGTTTAACTTTACAATAATTACCCTATGCCGATACATGCCTTCACTGAAAGTAAAGAATTTTTGCTACCGCCGCCTGCTGGGCATGAAGGTGGGCAAGAATGTTGGGGTGGGACTGATGGCCATGTTTGACATTTTTAACCCCCACTTGATTAGCATCGGTGACAACAGTGTAATTGGCTACAATGCAACTATTTTAACCCATGAGTTTTTGGTGGAGGAATACCGTCTTGGGGAAGTGCAGGTTGGGAAAAATGTGCTTATCGGTGCCAATGCCACTGTTTTGGCCGGTATAAGCATTGGGGACGGCAGTGTGGTGGCGGCAGGGTCTGTGGTGACCAGGGATGTGCCCCCGGGGGTGATGGTGGGCGGCGTTCCTGCCCGTTATATTAAGGATATTGAATATTAG
- a CDS encoding MBL fold metallo-hydrolase: protein MDLGSLDRTLREKSKEAVAWSFDRWRKRDESAASSGTSITFLGTGGNPEASFTQQPRTGGFLLEAGGIRLYVDPGPGAVVYARQMAIDLGALDAVYVSHGHLDHYAGAESAVEAMCWAMYARRGYLLAPNNVLQGEQLVSRYHQGANAHGGYKGGPEVISLEADKPVLLKNALLRPVRAHHTRDNYGFVLDTGNLSIGYTSDTNYIRTYSTPEGIKEVLRGSGPLMDFIEVADYRKDIKEVFSKVDVLVANVTSHNLWANRHLTTLGLPHLLKGSRVKLCFITHFNHCCVQPEDLRPLMAQFVQEKSGVKTIAAYDGAVHDLELLLAGLGVK, encoded by the coding sequence ATGGATTTAGGGTCACTTGATCGCACCTTGCGGGAAAAAAGTAAAGAAGCGGTGGCTTGGTCCTTTGACCGCTGGAGAAAAAGGGATGAATCGGCGGCCTCCTCCGGTACAAGCATTACTTTTTTAGGTACCGGCGGCAATCCCGAGGCCAGCTTTACCCAGCAGCCCCGCACCGGGGGATTTTTGTTGGAGGCCGGCGGTATCCGCCTATATGTGGACCCCGGGCCCGGTGCGGTGGTTTATGCCCGCCAGATGGCCATAGACTTGGGCGCACTGGATGCGGTCTATGTATCCCACGGGCACCTGGATCACTATGCCGGGGCGGAAAGTGCAGTGGAGGCCATGTGTTGGGCAATGTATGCCCGCCGGGGTTATCTGCTTGCCCCAAACAATGTATTGCAGGGCGAACAACTGGTCAGCCGCTACCATCAAGGGGCCAATGCCCACGGCGGTTATAAGGGTGGGCCGGAGGTCATTTCCCTGGAGGCAGACAAACCGGTGCTGCTCAAAAATGCCCTTTTAAGGCCGGTGCGGGCTCACCATACCAGGGACAACTACGGTTTTGTGCTGGACACCGGTAATTTGTCCATTGGCTATACCAGTGACACCAATTACATACGAACCTATTCCACCCCGGAGGGCATAAAGGAAGTGTTAAGGGGTTCCGGCCCGCTGATGGATTTTATTGAGGTGGCGGATTACCGCAAGGATATTAAAGAGGTGTTTTCTAAGGTTGATGTGCTGGTGGCCAACGTCACCTCCCACAATCTTTGGGCTAACAGGCACCTTACCACCTTGGGGCTGCCCCACCTGTTAAAGGGTTCCCGGGTAAAGCTGTGCTTTATAACCCACTTTAACCACTGCTGTGTGCAGCCCGAGGACTTGCGCCCCCTGATGGCTCAGTTTGTACAAGAAAAGAGCGGTGTAAAAACCATTGCTGCCTACGATGGGGCGGTGCACGACCTTGAACTGCTGCTGGCCGGTCTGGGGGTGAAGTGA
- the whiA gene encoding DNA-binding protein WhiA, producing the protein MSFSVVTKNELARVMGTRRCCQLAELAALVKMDGTIQITGQKMALSIVTENAAVARKVFKLIKKLFGLQTEVMVRRKMRLKKNNVYLVRIPPQWGVENILIKLGMWDGKSAMYTTRVRSGLVAKECCRRAYLRGVFLGGGSISNPEDTYHLEIISNDEGHAQDIRNIMKKLNLKAKVSLRKNWYVVYLKESDQIVECLNNMGAHTALLNFENVRIYKGMRNQVNRLVNCETANLNKTVNAAVRQLENIQLIIRTMGLHKLPQGLRETAELRLNNPDISLKELGEMMEPPVGKSGVNHRMRKLEQIANQIRKRGRPD; encoded by the coding sequence ATGTCTTTTTCAGTGGTAACAAAGAATGAACTGGCCAGGGTGATGGGTACCCGCCGGTGCTGCCAGTTGGCTGAATTGGCGGCACTGGTTAAAATGGATGGCACCATTCAAATTACAGGCCAAAAAATGGCCTTATCCATAGTGACTGAAAATGCGGCGGTGGCCCGTAAGGTATTTAAGCTGATTAAAAAGTTGTTTGGGCTGCAGACTGAAGTGATGGTGCGGCGCAAAATGCGGCTAAAGAAAAACAATGTTTATTTGGTGCGCATACCGCCCCAATGGGGGGTAGAAAACATTTTAATAAAGCTGGGGATGTGGGACGGTAAAAGTGCAATGTATACCACCAGGGTGAGGTCCGGTTTGGTGGCAAAGGAATGCTGCCGCAGGGCTTACCTGCGGGGGGTTTTTTTAGGTGGGGGGTCCATAAGCAACCCCGAGGACACCTACCATCTGGAAATTATTTCAAATGACGAAGGCCATGCCCAGGATATCCGCAATATTATGAAAAAACTGAATTTAAAGGCCAAGGTCAGCCTGCGCAAAAACTGGTATGTGGTGTATTTAAAAGAAAGCGATCAAATTGTAGAGTGTTTAAATAACATGGGGGCCCATACCGCCCTGTTAAATTTTGAAAATGTACGTATATACAAGGGCATGCGCAACCAGGTTAATAGATTGGTGAACTGCGAAACTGCAAATTTAAATAAAACAGTTAATGCTGCGGTGCGTCAACTGGAAAATATTCAGCTGATTATCAGGACAATGGGTTTACATAAATTGCCCCAAGGCTTAAGGGAAACGGCTGAACTGAGGTTGAATAATCCTGATATAAGCTTAAAGGAATTGGGGGAAATGATGGAACCCCCGGTGGGCAAGTCCGGGGTAAATCACCGCATGCGCAAGCTGGAGCAGATTGCCAACCAAATTCGTAAAAGGGGTAGGCCGGATTAA
- a CDS encoding gluconeogenesis factor YvcK family protein, whose product MSRYKWVKWLYPGMGVKRWLSLVPVGAVFLVLGMMFLIPPLFLLISETASMAVGQMPNGISNWLAGIFFTVLGLAVLGYGLWKGLSSILGELSQDDGSSVVELIYAKRYLQRGPKIVVIGGGTGLSTLLKGLKEYTSNITAIVTVTDDGGSSGRLRGDLGVLPPGDIRNCLVALADKESLMERVLQYRFSEGELSGHNLGNLLIVGLSQICDGFYSGVQELSKVLAVRGQVLPSTLEDVSLGAVLSDGSTVRGECCVSSSERKIRRVFLEPAECRPLPEALWAIREADAVILGPGSLYTSVIPNLLVKGVAEAINNSSALKVYVCNVMTQPGETRNYSASDHLKAIIDHCGRLVDYVMVNTGGIPERLIGRYRREGAAPVGADIRKLERMGVKPVKENLVLESDVVRHHPQKLARALLKLIFASKTPAERERFMQQYMQSNGTKDNN is encoded by the coding sequence GTGAGCAGGTATAAATGGGTTAAGTGGCTTTATCCGGGTATGGGTGTTAAACGCTGGTTAAGTCTGGTGCCGGTGGGGGCGGTGTTCCTTGTCCTGGGCATGATGTTTCTTATTCCGCCCCTGTTTTTACTGATTAGTGAAACAGCATCCATGGCGGTGGGACAAATGCCCAACGGAATTTCTAACTGGTTAGCGGGAATTTTTTTCACTGTCCTGGGTCTGGCGGTGCTTGGATACGGGCTGTGGAAGGGCCTGAGCTCGATCTTGGGAGAGTTATCCCAGGATGACGGCAGCAGTGTGGTGGAATTAATTTATGCCAAGCGCTATTTGCAGCGGGGACCTAAAATTGTGGTTATTGGCGGAGGCACCGGATTATCCACCTTGCTAAAGGGGCTGAAGGAATATACCAGCAACATCACCGCCATTGTTACCGTAACCGATGACGGCGGCAGTTCCGGAAGGCTTAGGGGCGACCTGGGTGTACTCCCTCCCGGTGATATTAGAAACTGCCTGGTGGCACTGGCAGATAAGGAAAGTTTAATGGAGAGGGTGCTGCAGTACCGCTTTTCCGAGGGTGAATTGTCGGGGCACAACCTGGGCAACTTGTTAATTGTGGGGCTTTCACAAATATGTGACGGCTTTTACAGCGGCGTGCAGGAGCTGTCCAAGGTGCTGGCCGTACGGGGCCAGGTTCTGCCTTCCACCCTGGAGGATGTGTCCCTGGGTGCGGTGCTCAGTGATGGTTCCACTGTGCGGGGCGAGTGCTGTGTGTCGTCCAGCGAACGAAAGATCAGGCGCGTCTTTTTAGAGCCTGCCGAATGCCGGCCCCTGCCCGAGGCCCTGTGGGCCATTAGGGAAGCCGATGCGGTCATTTTGGGACCTGGAAGCCTTTATACCAGCGTTATTCCTAATCTCTTGGTAAAGGGTGTGGCTGAGGCAATTAACAACTCTTCGGCCCTGAAGGTGTATGTATGCAATGTAATGACCCAGCCCGGGGAGACAAGGAATTATTCTGCCTCCGACCATTTAAAGGCCATCATAGACCACTGTGGCCGGCTGGTGGATTATGTGATGGTGAACACCGGGGGAATACCCGAGCGGTTGATAGGGCGCTACCGCCGAGAAGGCGCCGCTCCGGTGGGGGCGGATATTCGCAAACTGGAGCGCATGGGGGTAAAACCGGTGAAGGAAAACCTGGTGTTGGAATCTGACGTGGTGCGGCACCACCCCCAAAAACTGGCCCGGGCCCTGTTAAAACTAATCTTTGCTTCTAAAACCCCTGCCGAAAGGGAGCGGTTTATGCAGCAGTATATGCAAAGCAATGGAACCAAGGATAATAATTAA
- the rapZ gene encoding RNase adapter RapZ, whose translation MTTRLLIVSGLSGAGKTTAVRSLEDLGYFVVDNLPPALMPKFVELWDQSVVKKFALVVDIRGGEFFSAVFDALKDLDNKNISYEILFLEASDETLVRRYKASRRRHPLSGGEVLEDIKAERALLKDLRGKANKIIDTSQLTEQQLKNEIYSIYGEWRDENDLFITVMSFGFKHGIPLDSDLVMDVRFLPNPYYVPELRNLTGNDPAVQQHVCSSEVTTEFKDKLSDMVAFLVPHYIKEGKATLMIAIGCTGGMHRSVTLANWLGDLLRKKGYKVAVRHRDIKNA comes from the coding sequence ATGACTACTCGGTTGTTAATTGTATCCGGCTTGTCCGGGGCGGGAAAGACCACGGCGGTGCGCAGCCTGGAGGACCTGGGCTACTTTGTGGTGGATAACCTGCCGCCGGCCTTAATGCCAAAGTTTGTGGAGTTATGGGATCAATCGGTGGTGAAAAAATTTGCCCTGGTGGTGGACATCCGGGGCGGAGAATTTTTTAGCGCTGTTTTCGATGCCCTTAAGGATTTGGATAATAAAAATATCAGTTATGAAATATTATTTTTAGAAGCCTCCGATGAAACGCTGGTGCGGCGCTACAAAGCTTCCCGCAGGCGCCACCCCCTGTCCGGCGGCGAGGTGTTGGAGGATATTAAGGCAGAGCGTGCCCTTTTAAAGGATCTGCGGGGCAAGGCAAACAAAATTATTGACACCTCCCAGTTAACGGAGCAGCAGCTAAAGAATGAGATTTACAGTATCTATGGTGAGTGGCGGGATGAAAATGATTTGTTTATTACTGTAATGTCCTTTGGCTTTAAACACGGCATTCCCCTGGATTCAGATTTAGTAATGGATGTACGTTTTTTACCTAACCCTTATTATGTGCCCGAACTGCGCAACCTTACCGGAAATGATCCGGCGGTACAGCAGCACGTGTGTAGCTCAGAGGTGACAACGGAATTTAAGGATAAACTTTCTGATATGGTGGCATTTTTGGTACCCCACTATATCAAAGAGGGAAAGGCCACCTTAATGATAGCCATAGGGTGCACCGGGGGCATGCACCGTTCGGTGACCCTGGCCAATTGGTTGGGTGATTTGCTGCGCAAAAAAGGCTACAAGGTGGCTGTGAGGCACCGGGACATTAAAAATGCTTAG
- a CDS encoding ROK family protein, which produces MNFDHVVGVDLGGTKILTALADMNGAVQAEVKVPSGADEGPEGVIERILGTVSAVQRQSGAYAGGLRSVSVGVPGQVDIKGGVVHFAPNLRWQNIPLKDILENKLQVPVYLENDANAAALGEHIFGAGCGARDLVYVTVGTGVGGGIILDGRIWHGVSGSAGEIGHITVMPDGPLCSCGARGCLEALASGTAIARAARESVEAGSGNNILQAAQGRIENVDARAVAKAAQGGDREAKTILAGAARALGIGISSLVAIINPQMVVLGGGVMDLKDLLWPVMKREIEERTLKASREPLKVVAAALGPRSGVVGALALGLRQF; this is translated from the coding sequence ATGAATTTCGACCATGTGGTGGGGGTAGATCTGGGGGGAACTAAAATACTGACTGCCCTGGCTGATATGAACGGGGCGGTGCAGGCTGAAGTAAAGGTGCCCAGCGGGGCCGATGAAGGGCCGGAGGGGGTAATTGAGCGCATATTGGGCACTGTTTCTGCAGTGCAGCGGCAGAGCGGCGCCTATGCAGGCGGTTTGCGGTCGGTGTCGGTGGGGGTGCCCGGGCAGGTGGATATTAAAGGCGGGGTGGTGCATTTTGCTCCCAATCTCAGGTGGCAAAATATTCCCTTAAAAGATATACTGGAAAACAAGCTGCAGGTGCCGGTTTACCTTGAAAATGACGCCAATGCCGCGGCCTTGGGTGAGCATATATTTGGGGCCGGCTGCGGGGCGCGGGATCTTGTTTATGTTACTGTGGGCACCGGCGTTGGCGGCGGCATTATACTGGACGGCCGGATATGGCACGGGGTGTCGGGCAGTGCCGGGGAAATCGGTCATATTACGGTGATGCCCGACGGGCCCCTTTGTTCCTGTGGGGCTCGCGGTTGTTTGGAGGCGCTGGCATCGGGCACAGCCATTGCCCGGGCGGCCAGGGAGTCGGTGGAAGCGGGCAGCGGCAATAATATTTTACAGGCAGCCCAAGGGCGTATAGAAAATGTTGATGCCCGGGCGGTGGCTAAAGCCGCCCAAGGGGGAGACCGGGAGGCTAAAACGATACTGGCGGGGGCGGCCCGGGCCCTGGGCATTGGTATTTCCAGCCTGGTAGCCATTATTAACCCTCAAATGGTGGTGCTGGGCGGCGGAGTGATGGATCTAAAGGATTTGCTGTGGCCGGTGATGAAAAGGGAAATAGAGGAAAGAACCCTAAAGGCGTCACGGGAGCCCTTAAAGGTGGTTGCGGCAGCCCTGGGCCCCAGATCCGGGGTGGTTGGCGCCCTGGCCCTTGGCCTTAGGCAATTTTAA
- a CDS encoding Cof-type HAD-IIB family hydrolase, whose translation MSKYKLIAVDMDDTLLTSDLRLSQFSLETVRRVREKGIHITLATGRMFSSVKPYAKQLGINLPLITYQGALVKNALSGEVLLHRPVPLELAQGVIAALNKYGYHINLYVDDQLYVEEITPEARRYAEICGIEAKAVGDLRQFLQKAPTKILAVAPEEKIDLLMNEIAPQYGNLLHITKSKPFYLEFSHPQATKGEALAMLADLYGVKREEVMAVGDGYNDVEMLKYAGTAVVVGNARDEIKALADYVARSNDEDGVAHALQELVLAE comes from the coding sequence ATGAGCAAATACAAGTTGATAGCGGTGGATATGGACGACACCTTGTTGACCAGTGATTTGAGGCTGTCTCAGTTTTCGCTGGAGACGGTGCGCCGGGTGCGGGAAAAGGGTATTCACATTACCCTGGCTACCGGGAGAATGTTCTCATCGGTGAAACCCTATGCCAAGCAGTTGGGCATAAATTTACCCTTAATTACCTATCAGGGGGCACTGGTTAAAAATGCCCTGTCAGGGGAGGTGCTGCTGCACCGCCCTGTCCCGCTGGAACTGGCCCAAGGGGTGATTGCCGCCCTAAACAAGTACGGCTATCACATTAATTTGTATGTGGATGATCAGTTATATGTGGAAGAAATTACCCCTGAAGCCCGCCGCTATGCTGAAATATGCGGCATAGAGGCCAAAGCGGTGGGGGATTTACGGCAGTTTTTACAAAAGGCCCCCACAAAGATATTGGCGGTGGCACCGGAGGAAAAGATAGACCTTTTAATGAATGAAATCGCCCCCCAGTATGGCAACCTATTACATATCACCAAATCAAAGCCATTTTACCTGGAGTTTTCTCATCCCCAGGCAACTAAAGGGGAGGCCCTGGCCATGTTGGCCGATCTTTACGGGGTAAAAAGGGAAGAGGTGATGGCTGTCGGTGATGGCTACAACGATGTGGAAATGTTAAAGTACGCCGGCACGGCGGTGGTGGTGGGCAACGCCCGGGATGAGATTAAGGCGCTGGCTGACTACGTGGCCAGATCCAATGATGAGGACGGGGTTGCCCACGCCTTGCAGGAGCTGGTTCTTGCAGAGTAA